One segment of Dolichospermum sp. DET69 DNA contains the following:
- a CDS encoding acyl carrier protein, producing MNNQLSNFQPDNQDNATKIQAWLVSEISSLLGVNPEEINIREPLDSYGLDSAQTIVIASKAEKFLGFKLSLIHLWYYPTIEELSLRLSEELENSQSEIIQI from the coding sequence ATGAATAATCAGCTCTCTAATTTTCAACCTGATAACCAAGATAACGCTACTAAAATTCAAGCTTGGTTAGTTTCTGAAATTTCCTCTTTACTGGGAGTTAACCCAGAAGAAATAAATATTCGTGAACCTTTGGATAGTTACGGTTTAGACTCAGCACAAACCATAGTTATCGCCAGTAAAGCCGAAAAATTTTTGGGATTTAAATTATCACTTATCCATCTTTGGTATTATCCCACCATTGAAGAACTTTCTCTCAGACTATCTGAAGAATTAGAAAATTCCCAGTCAGAAATTATCCAGATATAA
- a CDS encoding alcohol acetyltransferase, with protein MTINRKLGQLEETMETLNQRAKTWNLVTISRIQGNIQETILRRSLDIIQYRHPALNSHIINSKKSYYYQSKDIGKLPLEVVNIKEIQEWEAVVNAEMNQVIDSNKYLVRVVLIKILNQQNINYLITTTHHAITDGLSSIQLHSEILTYYQKITEGKSIPAVTTLEALPPIEKLLPAWTNTFQGKLGRILLLLNLAFQKYWNQPKTLRVEKYVPISQRRCEIIHRQLSEESTQQFIQQCRQENTTVQSALCAVLMLTVSKQLTKSYEDNIRVSCLSYLDLRRRLQPEISEENMTVLAASLLGFYSITNNIAFWELARKVKHNLNTKIKKGEIFQMIFLAKQLINFSLLFPNQVSATVSVSNVGKVNIPHTYGELELEEISFVGSHGLYAGMFIVHAATFQEKMTLNFVFSQPSLNRSTMEKLVDNCIAYIMEISSHYLIPGGT; from the coding sequence ATGACTATAAATAGAAAATTAGGACAGCTAGAAGAAACAATGGAAACCCTGAATCAACGAGCTAAAACATGGAACTTAGTTACTATTAGCCGAATTCAAGGAAATATTCAAGAAACAATTCTCAGACGGTCTTTAGATATTATTCAGTATCGTCATCCTGCGCTTAATTCTCACATTATTAACTCTAAAAAATCTTACTATTATCAGTCTAAAGATATAGGAAAACTTCCTCTAGAAGTTGTTAATATTAAAGAAATTCAGGAATGGGAAGCAGTTGTTAACGCCGAAATGAATCAGGTAATTGATAGTAATAAATACTTGGTGCGAGTTGTACTTATAAAAATATTAAACCAGCAGAATATCAATTATCTAATTACAACTACACATCATGCTATTACAGACGGTTTATCAAGCATCCAACTTCACTCAGAAATTCTCACCTATTATCAAAAAATTACTGAAGGTAAATCTATTCCAGCCGTTACTACTTTAGAAGCACTCCCACCCATTGAAAAACTATTACCTGCATGGACAAATACTTTTCAAGGAAAGCTAGGTAGAATTCTTTTATTATTAAATCTCGCATTTCAAAAATACTGGAATCAACCAAAAACATTAAGAGTAGAAAAATATGTTCCCATTTCTCAGCGTCGTTGCGAAATCATTCATAGACAACTTAGCGAAGAATCAACACAACAGTTTATTCAACAATGCAGACAAGAAAATACTACAGTACAAAGTGCTTTATGTGCGGTACTAATGTTGACAGTATCCAAACAACTTACTAAAAGCTATGAAGATAATATTCGAGTTAGTTGTTTATCATATCTTGATTTAAGAAGACGGTTACAACCGGAAATTAGTGAAGAAAATATGACGGTTTTAGCAGCGTCTTTACTGGGATTTTATAGCATTACCAATAATATAGCTTTTTGGGAATTAGCGCGAAAAGTCAAACATAATCTGAATACGAAAATTAAAAAAGGAGAAATTTTTCAAATGATATTTCTCGCTAAACAGTTGATAAATTTTTCTTTGCTATTCCCCAATCAAGTATCTGCTACAGTTTCAGTTTCCAATGTTGGTAAAGTCAATATTCCCCATACTTATGGTGAATTAGAACTAGAAGAAATCAGTTTTGTTGGTTCTCATGGGTTATATGCAGGGATGTTTATTGTTCATGCTGCTACCTTTCAAGAAAAAATGACTCTAAACTTTGTCTTTTCACAACCTTCACTTAATCGCTCCACCATGGAAAAACTTGTTGATAATTGTATCGCTTATATTATGGAAATTTCATCTCATTACTTAATACCGGGAGGTACATAA